The genomic stretch ACGCCGATGCTGCGATGATACGCCATCGTCATCGCCTCGGCGAAGCGCTTCGCCTCGTCGTACATGCTCCGCTCGCCGATCGAATTCACGTGACCCCAGTACGTCTCCGGCTGCGGATGGACGTTGGGATCGCCGTAGACTTCCGATGTCGAGGCGAGGAGGAACCGCGCACCGCTGGCTTTCGCCAGTTCGAGCGCGCGCCGCGTCCCTTCCGAGCCGACGGCGAGGGTCTCGAGCGGAAATTGCTGGTAGTCGGGCGGACTCGCCGGCGATGCCATGTGGAGGACGCCATCGACCTTGCCGGCGACGGTGAACGGCTCGGTGACGTCGCACTCGCGAAAGTCGTAGTCCGGATTCCCCGCGAGGTGCGCGACGTTCTCCGCACGACCGGTGAGGAAGTTGTCGAGACCGAGGACCTGGTGACCATCGGCGAGAAAACGGTCGGTGAGATGCGAGGCGACGAACCCCGCTCCACCGGTGATGACGACGCGCATTACCCCTCGTCCCGAGCAACGCGAGGGATCGCGCCGCCTTGATGTGATTCCCCCGGAACCGGCCGCCCGATCCCGGCATACCGGAACCCGAGCTTCGTCACCCGCGACGGTTCGTAAAGATTGCGACCGTCCACGATGATAGGAGATTTGAGTGCCTGCTTGATTCGTTCGAAATCCGGCGTGCGGTAGACCAGCCATTCGGTCATCACACAGAGGGCGTCGGCGCCGGCGAGTGCGGCGTACGGATCGGGGGCAAATCGCACCCGGTCGCCCCAGATCCCGCGCGCCACCTGCATCGCCTCGGGATCGTGCGCCTGCACCGTGGCACCGGCGGCGAGCAACGCGTCGACGAGGGTCACCGCCGGGCTTTCGCGCATGTCGTCGGTGCCGGCCTTGAAGGCGAGTCCCCACACGGCGACAGTCTTGCCCGCAACACCGCCGGTGAGCCGATCGAGCTTGGCGAAGACGACCTGCTTCTGCCGATGGTTGACCGCTTCCACCGCATCGAAGAGTTCGACCGGCATCCCGGCGGTGCGCGCCGTGTGCATCAGCGCCTTCACATCCTTCGGGAAGCAGGAACCGCCGTATCCGGGGCCGGGAAAGAGGAACGCCGCTCCGATTCGCGAGTCGCTCGCGATTCCCTTTCGCACCGAAAAGACGTCGGCGCCGACGCGCTCGCAGAGGTCGGCGATCTGGTTCATGAACGAGATGCGCGTTGCCAGCATCGCGTTGGCCGCGTACTTGGTGACTTCGGCGGAGGGAATGTCCATGAAGAGGATCGGCGAGCCGCTGCGAACGAACGGCGAGTAGAGTTCGCGCAGCGCCTCTTCGGCGCGCGGGTCGTCGACGCCGAGGACGACGCGATCGGGCTTCATGAAATCGTCGATGGCAGCCCCCTCCTTGAGAAACTCGGGGTTGCTCGCCACCGCAAAGTCGCCCTTCGTCACCGAGCGGACCGCACCACGAACCTTCTCCGCGGTCCCGACCGGGACGGTCGACTTGGTCACGACCACCTTGAACCGATCGAGATGCTCACCGATCGTCTTCGCGACGTCGAGCACGTGCTGCAGGTCGGCGGAGCCATCTTCGCCCGGCGGCGTGCCGACGGCGATGAAGATCACGTCGCCGTGCCGGATCGCGGCCCCGAGGTCGGTGGTGAATTCGAGGCGTCCGTCGGCGCTGTTCCGTTCGACCAGCGGCTCGAGCCCCGGTTCGTAGATCGGCAGGACGCCGCGCTTGAGCCCCTCGATCTTGGCGGGATCACGATCGGCGCAGACGACGTGATTGCCGGTCTCGGCGAGGCAGGCGCCGGCGACCAGCCCGACGTACCCCGACCCGACGATGGTGACCCGCATCAGGCGAGCTTTGCGATCACGTGGCGCGTGTCCACGATGAGTTTCGCCGTCTTCTTGACCATCGGCCAGTCGATGTTCGAATGATCGGTCACCACGAGGATTGCATCGGCATCGCGGA from Gemmatimonadales bacterium encodes the following:
- a CDS encoding UDP-glucuronic acid decarboxylase family protein gives rise to the protein MRVVITGGAGFVASHLTDRFLADGHQVLGLDNFLTGRAENVAHLAGNPDYDFRECDVTEPFTVAGKVDGVLHMASPASPPDYQQFPLETLAVGSEGTRRALELAKASGARFLLASTSEVYGDPNVHPQPETYWGHVNSIGERSMYDEAKRFAEAMTMAYHRSIGVDTRIVRIFNTYGPRMRPHDGRVVSNFVVQAIEGKPLTVYGDGKQTRSFCYVSDLVEGIYRLFKSDRVEPTNIGNPGEFTMLELASLVLELTGAKSSLVHRDLPADDPKQRKPDITNAKAVLGWEPKVPLREGLGKTISYFREVVGGR
- a CDS encoding UDP-glucose/GDP-mannose dehydrogenase family protein; amino-acid sequence: MRVTIVGSGYVGLVAGACLAETGNHVVCADRDPAKIEGLKRGVLPIYEPGLEPLVERNSADGRLEFTTDLGAAIRHGDVIFIAVGTPPGEDGSADLQHVLDVAKTIGEHLDRFKVVVTKSTVPVGTAEKVRGAVRSVTKGDFAVASNPEFLKEGAAIDDFMKPDRVVLGVDDPRAEEALRELYSPFVRSGSPILFMDIPSAEVTKYAANAMLATRISFMNQIADLCERVGADVFSVRKGIASDSRIGAAFLFPGPGYGGSCFPKDVKALMHTARTAGMPVELFDAVEAVNHRQKQVVFAKLDRLTGGVAGKTVAVWGLAFKAGTDDMRESPAVTLVDALLAAGATVQAHDPEAMQVARGIWGDRVRFAPDPYAALAGADALCVMTEWLVYRTPDFERIKQALKSPIIVDGRNLYEPSRVTKLGFRYAGIGRPVPGESHQGGAIPRVARDEG